One part of the Anopheles coustani chromosome 2, idAnoCousDA_361_x.2, whole genome shotgun sequence genome encodes these proteins:
- the LOC131266446 gene encoding uncharacterized protein LOC131266446, whose product MNTKCRLCLCSVGKHAQFTASLHDDGFCEMLKIVFRFPLPTKQIISGKNFNLPVTVCPQCSTSVRNFYSFTRLTEANQKKLQTECPVTAGVSFDELLLQAKTEPDDIVVNHDDVPPLLMWNISSKNQSDHESNLITRNTSKENSSHSFSSANQVSRECSVENPSYGCVDEEEVTESILGVERRINMISTKMDKLLNSIASRSNKHSPRSSSFKFTALNSEGELTSFEDRLQQKEYKENVLGWLDANINAVNSGKRMSKALDLLFSRKFFAQCSWTGRSHKSYGFKVEIGNRTNVLELFRLIGSTNICSINERLLKRFFIQKTKNSKPRIHLKPRP is encoded by the exons ATGAATACGAAGtgtcgtttgtgtttgtgctcAGTAGGTAAGCATGCACAATTCACTGCTTCTCTACACGACGATGGTTTTTGCGAAATGCTCAAAATCGTGTTTCGTTTTCCG CTTCCGACGAAACAAATAATCTCTGGTAAGAATTTCAACTTACCAGTAACGGTGTGTCCGCAATGCTCTACTAGCGTGCGAAATTTTTATAGTTTCACCAGGCTAACGGAAGCTAACCAGAAAAAACTGCAAACAGAATGTCCGGTTACAGCTGGAGTTTCATTCGACGAGCTCCTACTGCAAGCAAAAACGGAACCAGATGATATTGTCGTGAATCATGATGATGTACCACCCCTGTTGATGTGGAACATTTCTTCCAAGAATCAATCAGATCACGAGTCAAATTTGATAACAAGGAATACATCCAAGGAAAACAGTAGTCATTCGTTCAGTTCAGCCAACCAAGTATCGCGAGAATGCTCTGTGGAAAACCCATCATACGGGTGTGTAGATGAGGAAGAAGTCACCGAGAGTATTTTAGGAGTGGAAAGACGCATCAATATGATTTCAACTAAAATGGATAAGCTACTAAACAGCATAGCAAGCAGAAGCAATAAGCATTCACCCCGTAGTTCGTCTTTCAAATTCACTGCACTTAATTCGGAAGGCGAGCTTACATCTTTTGAAGATCGTTTGCAACAAAAAGAGTACAAGGAAAATGTCCTCGGCTGGCTTGATGCCAATATCAATGCAGTCAACAGTGGCAAACGTATGAGTAAAGCACTAGACCTGTTGTTTAGTAGAAAGTTTTTTGCCCAATGCAGTTGGACAGGGAGATCCCACAAATCCTACGGGTTTAAGGTCGAAATTGGTAACCGCACCAACGTACTGGAATTATTCAGGCTCATTGGAAGCACAAACATATGCAGCATCAACGAACGGCTgctgaaacgttttttcatccAAAAGACTAAAAATTCAAAACCGAGAATTCATTTAAAACCTCGACCATGA